One Burkholderia sp. 9120 genomic window, TTCATCGTATCGATGATGACGCAACAGCCTGAAGCGGGGGGCGACTTCGAGTACTGCCCGAATATCCGCTCGCCCGAAGGCGAGAACTACGGCGGCGTGGGCAGCGTGGTGCGTGGCGAGACGCGCGCGCCGATCAACGTGATCACGTTGCAACCGGGCGATCTGCAACTGTTCAAAGGGCGCTTTTCGCTACACCGCGTCACCCGGGTGGAAGGCACGGTGGAACGTCACACGGCGATCTTCGCGTACTCGCAGAAGCCGGGTGTGATCGGCCGGCTCGAACGAACCCGGCAGTTGTACGGGCGCGTCTCTGAAATGCACCTGGAAGCCGAACAGAGGCTGGTGCGTGCCGACAACCTGGTCGATTGAAACCGCTTTACCAAACTGATAACCCCGTCCCCCTGTCGAGAAACCATGACGATTATTCGCCCGACTCATCTTCCGGAAGATTGCGAACCGACCGCGGAAGAAATCGCGCAGATTCAACGCGACCGGCTCGCCGCCGTGCGCCGTGAACTGAAGAAGCGCGACCTCACCGCCGCGATCCTGTTCGACCCGACGCATATGCGCTACGCCACCGGCTCGCGCAACATGCAGGTGTATTCGATGCGCAATCCCGCGCGCTATCTGTTCGTGCCGGCCGAAGGCAAGGTCGTGCTGTTTGAATACGCGGGCTGTGATTTCCTCGCCGACGGCCTCGACACCGTCGACGAAGTGCGACCCGCTACCGCGATTTCCTACTACTTCTGTGACGACATGCTGGGTCGCGTCACCGAGCGCTGGGCCGACGAGATCGACGAACTCGTCAGGCAAAGCGGCGGCGGCAAGCGGATCGCGATTGAAAGCGCGACCTCGGCGGCGGCCTTCGCGCTGCAGGCGCGCGGCTATCAGATCAGCGACGCGCAGGAACCGCTGGAACGCGCCCGTTCGATCAAGGTGCCCAACGAGATCAAGATGATCCGCTCGTCGCTGCGTGCCGCCGAAGAAGGTGTGCGCCGGCTCGAAGCGGCGCTGGTGCCGGGCATTAGCGAAAACGAACTGTGGTCGTATCTGCACAAGCACATCATCGAGACCGACGGCGAT contains:
- a CDS encoding Xaa-Pro peptidase family protein; this translates as MTIIRPTHLPEDCEPTAEEIAQIQRDRLAAVRRELKKRDLTAAILFDPTHMRYATGSRNMQVYSMRNPARYLFVPAEGKVVLFEYAGCDFLADGLDTVDEVRPATAISYYFCDDMLGRVTERWADEIDELVRQSGGGKRIAIESATSAAAFALQARGYQISDAQEPLERARSIKVPNEIKMIRSSLRAAEEGVRRLEAALVPGISENELWSYLHKHIIETDGDYVETRLISSGPRTNPWFQESSPRKIQAGELVGLDTDVVGRFGYYADFSRTFLCGDLPATTAQKTLYTLAYEQVHSNMENVRAGTTFQEFIAKAWKIPGPYQARRYFALAHGVGMTGEYPYIVHREDNEAKGYDGVIEPGMTLCIESYIGHEAGGEGVKLEEQVYVRDDGRVELLSDYPFEKRLLA